One part of the Lapillicoccus jejuensis genome encodes these proteins:
- a CDS encoding lipopolysaccharide biosynthesis protein, protein MTAAPGLVGLVGLARSTWQRLGHDRLFRNSAAIVLTTVVTSGLGYVIWLTVARVAGADVSGDGAAVTSLLMAATLVAAIGPAAAMIEWLPRAQGAAQWRQRVTAGLVTTSVASLVGGVAALWLGGWVFHVSPSLRTPAGAVLFVVGTVATAHGSLFDFVCISRARGSMMLLRNAIASATRLPVVLLPLAVDGHPVQVLTAWSLSAVLSLVVCVPAFGGRRDGYSLRPDLRRVGPETRLIGRSVVGQHLITVTAMLTTYLLPVLVVDVLTPTDNAHFYVTWMLGSVFAVISPAVSTSLFDAAAGDPAGIPQAVRRSARIIALLLAGPVVVYLLAGRLLLRLFGPEYPAAGGLLLLLLTVAALPDAVTNVAVSVLRATDRLGTAVALNGLMTLATLVGSTLLLPQLGIAAVGWCWLAAQTAGALWALAARPWRVRVGAPAMPSAGA, encoded by the coding sequence GTGACCGCGGCGCCGGGGCTGGTCGGGCTGGTCGGGCTGGCCCGCTCGACGTGGCAGCGCCTCGGGCACGACCGGCTCTTCCGCAACAGCGCCGCCATCGTCCTGACGACCGTCGTCACCAGCGGCCTGGGCTACGTCATCTGGCTCACCGTGGCCCGGGTCGCCGGTGCCGACGTCAGCGGCGACGGGGCCGCGGTGACGAGCCTGCTCATGGCCGCGACCCTCGTCGCGGCGATCGGGCCGGCGGCGGCGATGATCGAGTGGCTGCCGCGCGCCCAGGGGGCGGCGCAGTGGCGCCAGCGGGTCACCGCCGGTCTCGTCACCACGAGCGTCGCCTCCCTCGTCGGCGGGGTCGCCGCGCTCTGGCTCGGCGGCTGGGTCTTCCACGTCAGCCCGTCGCTGCGCACCCCGGCCGGAGCCGTCCTCTTCGTCGTCGGGACGGTCGCGACCGCGCACGGCAGCCTCTTCGACTTCGTCTGCATCTCCCGGGCCCGGGGCTCGATGATGTTGCTGCGCAACGCGATCGCGTCCGCCACCCGCCTCCCCGTCGTCCTGCTGCCGCTGGCGGTGGACGGCCACCCGGTGCAGGTGCTGACCGCGTGGTCGCTGTCCGCCGTGCTGTCGCTCGTCGTCTGCGTGCCCGCCTTCGGTGGCCGGCGCGACGGCTACTCGCTGCGGCCCGACCTGCGCCGGGTCGGCCCCGAGACGAGGCTGATCGGGCGCTCCGTCGTCGGCCAGCACCTCATCACGGTGACCGCCATGCTCACGACGTACCTGCTGCCGGTGCTCGTCGTCGACGTGCTGACCCCGACCGACAACGCGCACTTCTACGTCACCTGGATGCTCGGGTCGGTCTTCGCCGTCATCAGCCCCGCCGTCTCCACGTCGCTGTTCGACGCGGCCGCCGGGGACCCGGCGGGGATCCCGCAGGCGGTGCGCCGCAGCGCGCGGATCATCGCGCTGCTGCTCGCCGGACCCGTCGTCGTCTACCTCCTCGCGGGGCGGCTGCTGCTGCGGCTCTTCGGCCCGGAGTACCCCGCCGCCGGCGGGCTGCTGCTCCTGCTCCTCACGGTCGCCGCGCTGCCCGACGCGGTGACCAACGTCGCCGTGTCGGTGCTGCGCGCCACCGACCGGCTCGGGACCGCCGTCGCGCTCAACGGGCTGATGACGCTCGCCACCCTCGTCGGCTCGACCCTGCTGCTGCCGCAGCTGGGGATCGCCGCGGTCGGGTGGTGCTGGCTGGCGGCCCAGACCGCGGGAGCGCTGTGGGCCCTGGCCGCCCGGCCCTGGCGGGTGCGCGTGGGGGCTCCCGCGATGCCGTCGGCCGGGGCGTGA
- a CDS encoding glycosyltransferase family 4 protein, whose protein sequence is MRDVVRIVHAVDGYPPVPGGMEQAVEALAVAQVRAGHDVTVVSLAGPGLPAVEERDGVRVERVATRLGAVVDRFAADPTHRFHPTVPDPGVVRHLAATVRRTGADVLHAHGWVLASATRVELPPRTLLAHTLHDYGLRCATRTLVPRRRLDVVCPGPRADRCLPCAAGFYGVAKGTALVAGLAAGARARRRVGLFLPISDAVAATLPPLAPGQHVAVVPSAVADDALDAAAAAPRPGWLPDGDVVLFAGQLGEHKGVGLLARAHAAMRAPVPLVLVGAARADTPVTPGSADRPVVRVGPRPHAQVLGAMRAAAVVAVPSRWAEPLGLVAVEAMAAGTPVVASDLGGLADVVTAGTGLLVAPGDPVALAAALDGLLADPDRRRALGAAGPARARDFAASRVARRVLAAYDAARPTG, encoded by the coding sequence GTGAGGGACGTCGTGCGGATCGTCCACGCCGTCGACGGCTACCCCCCGGTCCCGGGCGGGATGGAGCAGGCCGTGGAGGCGCTCGCCGTCGCGCAGGTCCGGGCCGGGCACGACGTCACGGTCGTCTCCCTGGCCGGGCCCGGCCTGCCCGCCGTCGAGGAGCGCGACGGGGTCCGCGTCGAGCGGGTCGCCACCCGACTCGGCGCCGTGGTCGACCGGTTCGCCGCGGACCCGACCCACCGGTTCCACCCCACCGTCCCCGACCCCGGCGTCGTGCGGCACCTGGCGGCCACGGTGCGTCGTACGGGCGCCGACGTGCTGCACGCCCACGGGTGGGTGCTGGCCTCGGCGACCCGGGTGGAGCTGCCGCCGCGCACCCTGCTGGCCCACACGCTGCACGACTACGGGCTGCGGTGTGCGACGAGGACGCTCGTGCCGCGACGGCGGCTCGACGTCGTCTGCCCCGGTCCGCGCGCGGACCGCTGCCTGCCCTGCGCGGCCGGGTTCTACGGGGTCGCCAAGGGGACCGCGCTCGTCGCCGGGCTGGCGGCCGGCGCGCGCGCCCGGCGGCGGGTGGGGCTGTTCCTGCCGATCAGCGACGCGGTGGCCGCGACGCTGCCGCCGCTCGCCCCGGGGCAGCACGTGGCCGTCGTCCCGAGCGCCGTCGCCGACGACGCGCTCGACGCCGCGGCGGCCGCGCCGCGCCCGGGGTGGCTCCCCGACGGCGACGTCGTCCTCTTCGCCGGGCAGCTGGGCGAGCACAAGGGCGTCGGCCTGCTCGCGCGGGCGCACGCGGCGATGCGCGCGCCGGTGCCGCTCGTCCTCGTCGGCGCGGCCCGGGCCGACACCCCGGTGACGCCCGGTTCCGCCGACCGGCCCGTGGTGCGCGTCGGCCCGCGGCCGCACGCGCAGGTGCTCGGGGCGATGCGCGCCGCCGCGGTCGTCGCCGTGCCCTCGCGCTGGGCCGAACCGCTGGGCCTCGTCGCGGTCGAGGCGATGGCCGCGGGCACCCCCGTCGTCGCGAGCGACCTCGGGGGTCTGGCGGACGTCGTCACCGCGGGTACGGGGCTCCTCGTCGCCCCGGGGGACCCCGTCGCCCTCGCCGCCGCCCTGGACGGTCTGCTCGCGGACCCGGACCGGCGCCGCGCCCTCGGCGCGGCCGGCCCGGCCCGGGCCCGCGACTTCGCGGCGTCGCGGGTGGCCCGTCGGGTCCTGGCCGCGTACGACGCCGCGCGGCCGACGGGCTGA